From a single Planctellipticum variicoloris genomic region:
- a CDS encoding prenyltransferase/squalene oxidase repeat-containing protein translates to MNSPKAPASGGVPASPQASALSQQPREGAGRPTIRDRVGPLKPERRPVDWKSTATTTGISLLVHVVVLFVCSLIVLDHDNLREIVTVLVSTKENDQEPIVETTIQPDQIDENTSEITPQQSVTDFVSDIRAPVNLDVSDAEPQVVIDEANLPGLAGIKVGDQMAGRSSAAKSAMVKRFGGSDASERAVATGLKWLKSRQFPDGSWSFDHAAHPDNQGTWSQPGTLKEVRTGSTGLALLAFLGAGHTPDKGDYQQEIQRGFDALVKLGKLSPAGFDLRGTPESGHGHTAMYSHAIATLALCEVVAMTGDVRYRQQAESAVRFIVNAQDPKGGGWRYAPGDPGDTSVVGWEVMALKAASQARMRIPQGVFRKAGTFLDSVEYEKGAKYSYTAVPKTPPTPTLSAAGLLCRMYLGWDNRRPALKAGVAYLDAVKPMTNNMYYNYYATQVLHHWGGEEWDRWNDVMREQLVRTQLKDGPEAGSWDVADPHGSVGGRLFMTSLCVMTLEVYYRHLPLYQRDKVKVEF, encoded by the coding sequence ATGAACAGTCCCAAGGCCCCTGCGTCGGGAGGGGTTCCCGCATCGCCACAGGCCTCGGCCTTGTCACAGCAGCCGCGTGAGGGCGCCGGCCGGCCGACCATTCGCGACCGGGTCGGACCGCTGAAGCCTGAGCGCCGTCCGGTCGACTGGAAGAGCACGGCGACGACGACGGGGATCAGCCTGCTGGTCCATGTCGTCGTCCTCTTCGTCTGCTCGCTGATCGTCTTGGATCACGACAATCTGCGCGAGATCGTCACGGTTCTCGTCTCGACGAAAGAAAACGACCAGGAGCCGATCGTCGAGACGACGATTCAACCAGACCAGATCGACGAGAATACGTCTGAAATCACTCCCCAGCAGAGCGTGACGGACTTCGTTTCAGACATCCGAGCGCCGGTCAATCTGGATGTCAGCGATGCGGAGCCGCAGGTGGTCATTGACGAAGCCAACCTGCCGGGACTGGCCGGCATCAAGGTGGGCGATCAGATGGCGGGCCGGTCGTCGGCGGCCAAGTCGGCGATGGTGAAGAGGTTTGGCGGCAGCGATGCCAGCGAACGGGCCGTGGCCACGGGGCTCAAATGGTTGAAGTCGCGACAATTTCCGGACGGGAGCTGGAGTTTCGACCACGCCGCACACCCCGACAACCAGGGAACGTGGTCGCAGCCGGGGACACTGAAGGAGGTCCGGACAGGTTCCACCGGACTGGCGCTGCTGGCCTTTCTCGGAGCCGGCCATACTCCCGACAAGGGGGACTATCAGCAGGAAATCCAAAGGGGTTTCGACGCCCTGGTGAAGCTCGGCAAGTTGTCTCCGGCGGGGTTCGACCTGCGCGGCACCCCGGAAAGCGGCCACGGTCACACCGCAATGTACTCCCATGCGATCGCCACGCTGGCTCTTTGCGAAGTGGTGGCGATGACCGGGGATGTTCGTTACCGCCAGCAGGCCGAAAGTGCGGTCCGGTTCATTGTGAATGCGCAGGATCCGAAAGGGGGCGGCTGGCGCTATGCGCCGGGGGATCCGGGCGACACCTCTGTCGTCGGCTGGGAAGTCATGGCGCTCAAGGCCGCATCGCAGGCCAGGATGCGGATTCCGCAGGGGGTCTTCCGGAAGGCCGGAACGTTTCTCGACAGCGTCGAATATGAGAAGGGGGCGAAGTACTCGTACACGGCCGTTCCCAAAACGCCGCCGACCCCCACGCTGAGCGCGGCCGGGTTGCTCTGCCGGATGTATCTGGGCTGGGACAACCGCAGGCCAGCGTTGAAGGCGGGGGTGGCGTATCTCGATGCGGTCAAGCCGATGACCAACAACATGTACTACAACTACTACGCCACCCAGGTGCTGCATCACTGGGGAGGCGAAGAGTGGGACCGGTGGAACGACGTGATGCGCGAGCAGCTCGTCCGGACGCAACTCAAAGACGGCCCGGAAGCGGGGAGCTGGGACGTCGCCGATCCGCACGGCAGCGTCGGCGGTCGGCTGTTCATGACGTCGCTGTGCGTGATGACGCTCGAAGTCTACTACCGTCATTTGCCGCTCTATCAGCGGGATAAGGTGAAGGTCGAATTCTGA
- a CDS encoding DUF5989 family protein, with protein MTDTSSSPQNTTGQSANQSFQQAADAPDPGIIREFIDFLSTSKKWWLTPIIVVLLLVAGLVLLAGSPAGPFLYSLW; from the coding sequence ATGACTGACACTTCTTCCTCGCCTCAGAACACGACCGGACAATCCGCCAACCAGAGCTTTCAGCAAGCTGCGGACGCTCCCGATCCCGGCATCATCCGGGAGTTCATCGATTTCCTGTCGACGAGCAAGAAGTGGTGGCTGACGCCGATCATCGTGGTACTGCTGCTGGTCGCGGGATTGGTGCTCCTGGCGGGCTCGCCGGCCGGGCCGTTCCTGTATTCGTTGTGGTAG
- a CDS encoding SxtJ family membrane protein: protein MLTIKHQPTDRDLRWFAGLLLPFIAVVMWGVWRRTGWTTLPVVLIALAALVTVIGLIQPRVIRRVYLGWVYAFFPLGWVVSHLILAATFYLVFTPLGLLLRLSGLDLIGRRWEPERKTYWTERPAAPPAESYFRQF, encoded by the coding sequence ATGCTGACTATCAAGCACCAGCCGACCGATCGCGACCTGCGCTGGTTTGCCGGGCTGCTGCTCCCCTTCATCGCGGTCGTGATGTGGGGGGTGTGGCGGCGGACCGGGTGGACCACGCTGCCGGTCGTGCTGATCGCCCTGGCGGCGCTCGTCACTGTCATCGGTCTCATCCAGCCGCGGGTAATTCGCCGGGTCTACCTCGGCTGGGTCTATGCGTTCTTTCCTCTCGGCTGGGTCGTGTCGCACCTCATCCTGGCGGCGACGTTCTATCTGGTCTTCACGCCGCTGGGCCTGCTGCTGCGGCTATCCGGCCTCGACCTGATCGGCAGGCGCTGGGAACCGGAGCGGAAGACCTACTGGACGGAGCGCCCGGCCGCACCGCCCGCCGAGAGCTATTTCCGGCAGTTTTGA
- the metF gene encoding methylenetetrahydrofolate reductase [NAD(P)H], with amino-acid sequence MRIRDIYAQRQFGLSIEIFPPKTPEGDEALRQTLRELAPFGPAFVSCTYGAGGSTSKRTVEWCREIQEQFSLPATAHFTCVGSTRDELVEWLQFAWTAGIRNIMALRGDAPAGQTEFRAVAGGLGHANELVSLIREEFPEMGIGVAGYPEKHPEASDLATDLRYLQQKVACGADAVYTQLFFDNSAFLRFREQCERAGIRIPIIPGIMPITEFARIQRITAMCGAKIPAGLAARLENARDDKAAQFEIGVDFAIQQCRELIDQGVAGIHLYVLNKSHAGQRILDALGLLPASHS; translated from the coding sequence ATGCGGATTCGGGACATTTACGCACAGCGCCAGTTCGGCCTGTCGATCGAGATTTTCCCCCCTAAGACGCCGGAGGGGGACGAAGCCTTGCGACAGACGCTGCGCGAGCTGGCTCCGTTCGGGCCGGCCTTCGTCTCCTGCACCTACGGCGCGGGGGGCTCGACGAGCAAGCGGACGGTCGAGTGGTGCCGGGAGATCCAGGAGCAGTTCTCCCTGCCAGCCACCGCCCACTTCACCTGCGTCGGCAGCACGCGCGACGAACTCGTGGAGTGGCTGCAGTTCGCCTGGACAGCCGGCATTCGCAATATCATGGCGCTTCGCGGCGACGCGCCGGCCGGCCAGACCGAGTTCCGGGCGGTCGCCGGCGGACTGGGGCACGCCAACGAGCTGGTGTCTCTGATCCGCGAGGAGTTCCCCGAGATGGGGATCGGCGTCGCCGGCTATCCCGAGAAGCACCCGGAAGCCAGCGATCTCGCGACCGACCTGCGTTACCTGCAGCAGAAGGTGGCCTGCGGGGCGGATGCCGTCTATACGCAGCTCTTCTTCGACAACAGCGCCTTCCTGCGGTTTCGAGAGCAGTGCGAGCGAGCCGGCATTCGCATTCCGATCATCCCCGGAATCATGCCGATCACCGAATTCGCCCGGATTCAGAGAATCACCGCCATGTGCGGCGCGAAGATCCCGGCGGGTCTCGCTGCCCGCCTGGAAAATGCTCGCGACGATAAGGCCGCGCAGTTCGAGATCGGCGTCGATTTCGCCATCCAGCAGTGCCGCGAACTGATCGATCAGGGTGTCGCGGGCATCCACCTGTATGTGCTCAATAAGTCGCACGCCGGCCAGCGGATTCTGGACGCACTGGGTCTCCTGCCGGCCAGCCACTCATGA
- a CDS encoding barstar family protein gives MTDDLPGFHFGSWSKRLMPLGRIVRVPADMRRKQTLLELLAKGLSLPEDFAWHWDSFCDCLKDLSWLDKPPQAAIVHADVPFLQHSAQRAPYFAALREATEWWAEQGTGELIVAFPAEDEAEVRRILENL, from the coding sequence ATGACCGACGATCTCCCCGGCTTTCATTTCGGTTCGTGGTCGAAGCGGCTGATGCCGCTGGGGCGGATCGTGCGCGTCCCGGCAGACATGCGTCGCAAGCAGACGCTGCTGGAGCTGCTGGCGAAAGGCCTGAGCCTTCCCGAAGATTTCGCCTGGCACTGGGACTCCTTCTGCGATTGCCTGAAAGATCTGAGCTGGCTCGATAAGCCTCCGCAGGCGGCCATCGTCCATGCCGACGTCCCGTTCCTGCAGCACTCCGCCCAGCGGGCGCCGTACTTCGCGGCGCTGCGCGAGGCGACGGAGTGGTGGGCCGAACAGGGAACCGGCGAGCTGATCGTCGCCTTTCCCGCGGAGGACGAGGCTGAAGTCCGTCGGATTCTGGAAAACCTCTGA
- a CDS encoding DedA family protein, whose translation MDSVKYLFDLLLHFDEHLKQMVENFGSWTYLFLFLIVFCETGLVVTPFLPGDSLLFAAGAVAALAPDTINLWVLMALLLIAAIAGDAVNYSIGYWIGPRAFSGKIPLLKQEYLLRAQAFYVTHGGKAIFLARFIPIIRTFAPFVAGIGRMNYAKFAMYNIIGGVVWVVTFLLLGYFCGNIPFVRKHFEIVILGIVGVSLLPIVWEVAVARLRGRKLAEVLPADSQPPQA comes from the coding sequence ATGGACTCCGTCAAATACCTGTTCGACCTGCTGCTGCACTTTGACGAGCATCTCAAGCAGATGGTCGAAAACTTCGGGAGCTGGACCTACCTGTTCCTGTTCCTGATCGTCTTTTGCGAAACCGGCCTGGTGGTCACGCCATTTTTGCCGGGGGACTCGCTCCTGTTTGCGGCGGGGGCCGTCGCCGCCCTGGCGCCCGACACGATCAACCTCTGGGTGCTGATGGCCCTGCTGCTGATTGCCGCCATCGCGGGCGATGCCGTCAACTACTCGATCGGCTACTGGATCGGCCCCCGCGCCTTCAGCGGCAAGATTCCGCTCCTCAAGCAGGAGTATCTGCTCCGCGCCCAGGCGTTCTACGTGACGCATGGCGGCAAGGCGATCTTCCTGGCCCGCTTCATTCCGATCATCCGCACCTTTGCCCCCTTCGTGGCGGGGATCGGGCGGATGAACTACGCGAAGTTTGCGATGTACAACATCATCGGCGGCGTCGTGTGGGTCGTGACCTTTCTGCTGCTGGGCTACTTCTGCGGCAACATCCCGTTCGTCAGGAAGCACTTCGAGATCGTGATTCTCGGAATCGTCGGCGTCTCGTTGTTGCCGATCGTCTGGGAAGTCGCCGTGGCCCGCCTGCGCGGCCGCAAGCTGGCGGAAGTCCTCCCCGCGGATTCCCAGCCTCCGCAGGCCTGA